Below is a genomic region from Isosphaeraceae bacterium EP7.
CGCAGCAATCGGCGATGGGGTCGCCCAGGACGACGAATTGGGGGAGGTCGTCGTTGAGCGAACCCAGCCCGTAGCGCACCCAGGACCCGATCGAAGGGAAGGGGCCTTCCAGGACGTGGCGGCCGGTGTGGAACTGGAGCTGCGCGCCGTGGTCGTTGTCGGTGGTCCAGAGCGAGCGGACGACGGCCATGTCGTCCACGCACGAGCCGACCTCGGGGAACCAGTCGCTGACCTCGATGCCCGACTGGCCGCGCGGCTTGTAGCCGACCTGGAGCGGGTAGAGGGTATGCCGCGTCTGGTGGCTGCCGTCCCCCTCGACGAACGAGCGCAGGTTCTTCAGGTGGGGGCTGGAGAGGACGTCCTTGTTCGGCGTCTCCAGGATCGTCTTGCCGGCATACTTGGTGAGCGCCGGCTTGGGGTCGAAGCTCTCCATGTGGCTGGTGCCGCCGATCATGAACAGCCAGATGACGTTCTTCGCCTTGGGGGCGAACTGGGGCAACCCCGAGGGGGGAGCCCAGGCCTCGACGTCCGAGTGGTCGGCCGCGCGAGCGACCCCGTCGCGGAAGAGCATCGCGCCCAACACCGCGCCAGTGAAGCCCATGCCCATGTCGGCCAGGAACGCGCGGCGATTGGGCTGGGCTGAGTGCAGGGGCGGTGTCATCGGCGGGGCTCCGGTCCGGGTTGTGCGTGGGGCATGCATCCCGGCGTCAGCGGACGGTGACGAAGTCGTTGTGATTGAGCAGGACGAGGACGAGGTCTTGCCTGGCCCGCAGGTGGGGCTCGGCGGCGGCGGGCACGTCGCTCGGGGTGCCTTGCGGGAAGAGGGTCAGGCCGGATTGGTTCGCAAGCCGGGCCGTCTGATCGGCGAGGTAGGCGACGCAGGCCGTGCGCTCGGCTTCCTCGGGCGGACGGCCCAGTAAACGGAGGAACGCGGCGTCGACGAACGCGGCGTGGTGGTCGGGCGTGGGCTCGTCGCCAACTTCGCGGCTGATCGTCAGGCCGAGCCGACGCGCCGAGGCCAGGCCGAGCGGGCTGTTGGCCAGGGCGAGCGCCTGGTGGGGCATGACGGTCTCGTCGCGGCGGTAGCAGGCGGCGACGTTGGCCGAGTCGAAGATCTTGAGGAAGACCATCTGCTTCTCGGCGGCGTGGCGGTAATAGATACTCCGCCTGCGGGTCACCAGGCCGGTGGCCTGGTCGAGGTCGGGGCCGCCCATGGTGGTGTCGAGGGTGCCGGCGACGTGCAGGAGGTTATCCCGGACGATCTCGGCCTCCATCCGCCTCGGGTTCATCCGCCAGAAGGCGAGGTTACCGGAGTCGATTGCGAGGTTGGGGTCATCGTGGGGGGCCCACGAACGCATCCGGTAGGCCCGGCTCGTGACGATCAGGCGATGGAGCCGCTTGAGGCTCCAGCCGTGATCGGTTAGGTCGACGGCCAGCCAGTCGAGCAGGGCCTGGTCGCGCGGGGGCTTGCCGTTGACGCCCAGGTCGGCCACGGAGTCGACGAGCGGGGCCCCGAAGTGGTGGAGCCAGACGTGGTTGACCGCGACCCGGGCCGCCAGCGGGTTGGCCTTGGCGGTGATCCAGTTGGCCAGGGCCAGACGGCGGCCGGTGCTCGTCGTCGGGTAGGTCGGGCTCAGCGGGGTGTGGCCGGCCGAGGTCTTGGCGGCAGCAAGTCGCGCCTTGTCGCGGCCCGCGATCGCGGCGGCCAGCCTGGTCCGGGCCGCGGCCCGGTCGGGATCGGCCTTGGCCGAGGCCAACGCGTGCTCGGCGAGGTCGAGGGCGTCGTCGGCCTTCAGCCCCACGACCCGGCGCTCGGCCTGGCCCGCCAGGACCGAGGCGAAGAAGGCGGCCTTGGGGTCGGCGGACGCGTTGAGCTGGGCATCATCGGCGGCGATCCGGCGGCGAAGGGCCTCGCGGTCGCCCATGGCGATGGCCAGAGCACGCCAGGCGGCGGGCCTGCTGGCATCGGCGACCGTTTCGTAGGCTCGCTCGGCCGCCAGGACGGCCGCTTCGGCCCGGGCCAGTTCCTCAACTCGGACGAACGGCCGGAGGCCCGGTGCGGCGGCGGTCACCGGCAGGGTGATCGCCGAGATCGGCAGGTCGCCGGCAAGCACCGAGGGCGCTGCGGCGTTGATCGCCCGGCCGGTGTCTGGCTTCTTCTCATCGCCCTTGCGGAAGAGATACGTCGGCTTCTCGGCCCCGGCGTCATAGACCCGCGTCAGGCCGTCGAGGTCGGTGTTGGGTTGGCCCGGGATCCGGTCGGTGCGGACGTCGTGGGCCTCGAAGACGGCGCGGGCCTTGTAATAGTCGGCCTGCGAGAGCGGGTCATACTTATGATCGTGGCAACGGGCGCAGGCCAGTGTCAGGCCGAGGAA
It encodes:
- a CDS encoding PSD1 and planctomycete cytochrome C domain-containing protein, encoding MICISSILAFAALTAGPAPSPVDYLRDVKPILTKRCIACHGALRTKGGLRLDTGKAILKGGDGGPAIEPGDAESSLVVELIKAPTDRRMPPEGEGEALTQVEIDRISGWIASGGQSPSDEPPMADPRRHWSFQPPVQAPIPKVARPGWSENPVDAFLASGHERKGLTPAPEATPSELLRRVSVDLTGLVPTPAELSAFLADTRPDAYERAVEALMASPRHGERWARHWMDTWRYSDWAGFGAEIRESRPHIWRWRDWIVESLNRDKGYDRMVVEMLAGDEVAPDDPDTLRATGYLARSWYKFNRNSWLQNTVDHTFKAFLGLTLACARCHDHKYDPLSQADYYKARAVFEAHDVRTDRIPGQPNTDLDGLTRVYDAGAEKPTYLFRKGDEKKPDTGRAINAAAPSVLAGDLPISAITLPVTAAAPGLRPFVRVEELARAEAAVLAAERAYETVADASRPAAWRALAIAMGDREALRRRIAADDAQLNASADPKAAFFASVLAGQAERRVVGLKADDALDLAEHALASAKADPDRAAARTRLAAAIAGRDKARLAAAKTSAGHTPLSPTYPTTSTGRRLALANWITAKANPLAARVAVNHVWLHHFGAPLVDSVADLGVNGKPPRDQALLDWLAVDLTDHGWSLKRLHRLIVTSRAYRMRSWAPHDDPNLAIDSGNLAFWRMNPRRMEAEIVRDNLLHVAGTLDTTMGGPDLDQATGLVTRRRSIYYRHAAEKQMVFLKIFDSANVAACYRRDETVMPHQALALANSPLGLASARRLGLTISREVGDEPTPDHHAAFVDAAFLRLLGRPPEEAERTACVAYLADQTARLANQSGLTLFPQGTPSDVPAAAEPHLRARQDLVLVLLNHNDFVTVR